Part of the Nostoc sp. ATCC 53789 genome, ATAAGCTAGTTGATCTGCATCAATTTCTTGAGTTGTGAGATGAATATCTAGATCAATATCTGGCTCTAATATTGCTCGAATTTCTGCCAGTTCTATATCTGGGTCTCCCTGACCCGCAACTGGATTAAAAATAAGACAGGCGGAACGATTCATAAAATATAAAAGCTAAACTTTATTTAGATCACTAAAATACCAAATTCTTTCTAGCATTCTTGTGAAATTTTGCCTTCCTTCCGACGGCTGGTTTATCTTTTGTAACAAGTTTATAAGTCTTCGGCGTTGAAACATATCAATACTGCACATTCTGGTATCTTTTGTCTATACTTGCCTAAACAATAAAATTTTTGTCATGCGTCAATTATTACTAGTTTTGGCAAGTATGCTAACTCTTAGCAGTTTAGATACCCCTTCGATGACAATGGCAGGCACAACGCCTGATTTACCCCAGATTCGCCTAGCTCAAAAATTTAACTGCAATAATCCTCAAACTCAAGCAGCAATTAATGAATGCGCGAAGTTATCTTATCAGAATGCAGATAAAAGACTGAACCGAGCTTATCAACAATTGCTACCTACCTTAGAAAAATCTAGGAAGCAGAAATTGATTGCTGCACAACTTGCATGGGTAAAGTTTCGAGATACCAATTGTGAGTTTGAAAGAAGTAAATATGAGGGAGGGAGTATTGCCCCTAGTATTTATGCTGGGTGTCTAGAAAATCTCACAAAACTGCGTACCCAAGAATTACAAGAATATCTTAAATCTGACCCTTAAGTA contains:
- a CDS encoding lysozyme inhibitor LprI family protein, with amino-acid sequence MRQLLLVLASMLTLSSLDTPSMTMAGTTPDLPQIRLAQKFNCNNPQTQAAINECAKLSYQNADKRLNRAYQQLLPTLEKSRKQKLIAAQLAWVKFRDTNCEFERSKYEGGSIAPSIYAGCLENLTKLRTQELQEYLKSDP